One genomic segment of Methanothermococcus okinawensis IH1 includes these proteins:
- a CDS encoding cation diffusion facilitator family transporter, whose translation MNIEKGKNVMVVSAILTLLVAVLKGIVGYISGSVALTADALHSLSDVLGPIAVYFGLKLAQKEPNTKFPYGYSRAESLASLAVSFIIFITGIEILKQSIEKFDNPTPIHHHFAAIFVMVVSLVITYYLYWYKAKVGKEIGSDAMIGEGAHSLVDFYTTIAVLFAVIGSYFGYYIVEPIVGGIISLIVIILGLKMIKKDIYMLMDYCDEETAEKIKNITLSVRGVEGAHHLKARKSGPYLFCDIHIEVDENLPFKSAHKISEEVVDKIKENIKNISDITVHIDPVKKRYIKVAIPTDEINGNIMDFGIAPWFSVAKYFVFTNIDTYKQIINNIEIKENPAKNLNKKRGIKITDFLINNGVDGVIVKAIGAGTYNALGNNYIKIIKTDKNTIKEAIEEFISILKSD comes from the coding sequence ATGAATATTGAAAAAGGAAAGAATGTCATGGTTGTTAGTGCCATATTGACATTATTGGTTGCAGTGTTGAAAGGTATTGTGGGGTATATTTCAGGAAGTGTAGCCCTTACAGCTGATGCTTTGCATTCATTGTCTGATGTGTTAGGACCTATTGCAGTATATTTTGGATTAAAACTTGCTCAAAAAGAGCCGAATACTAAATTTCCATATGGATATAGTAGGGCAGAATCTCTTGCATCTCTCGCAGTATCATTTATCATTTTTATAACGGGGATTGAAATATTAAAACAATCTATCGAGAAATTTGATAATCCTACGCCAATACACCACCACTTTGCAGCAATTTTTGTAATGGTAGTTTCCCTTGTAATTACTTATTATTTATATTGGTATAAGGCCAAGGTTGGAAAGGAAATAGGCTCCGATGCAATGATTGGGGAGGGAGCTCACTCGCTGGTAGATTTCTATACTACAATTGCAGTGTTATTTGCAGTGATAGGCTCTTATTTTGGATATTATATTGTAGAACCAATCGTTGGGGGAATAATAAGCTTAATTGTAATTATTTTAGGGTTAAAAATGATTAAAAAAGATATATACATGTTAATGGATTATTGTGATGAGGAAACAGCTGAGAAAATAAAAAATATAACATTAAGTGTAAGGGGAGTTGAAGGAGCTCACCATTTAAAGGCTAGAAAATCTGGACCCTATTTATTTTGTGATATACATATTGAGGTAGATGAAAATTTACCGTTTAAATCTGCCCATAAAATTTCAGAAGAGGTTGTTGATAAAATAAAAGAAAATATAAAAAATATATCTGATATAACCGTTCATATCGACCCTGTAAAAAAGAGATATATTAAAGTAGCAATTCCAACTGATGAGATAAATGGAAATATAATGGATTTTGGGATAGCACCTTGGTTTTCTGTTGCAAAATATTTTGTATTTACAAATATCGACACTTATAAACAAATTATAAACAATATTGAAATTAAAGAAAACCCTGCAAAAAACTTGAATAAGAAAAGAGGTATAAAAATTACGGATTTCTTAATTAACAACGGCGTCGATGGTGTTATTGTTAAGGCTATTGGGGCAGGAACATACAATGCTCTTGGAAATAATTATATCAAAATAATTAAAACAGATAAAAACACTATAAAGGAAGCTATCGAGGAGTTTATAAGTATTTTAAAATCCGATTAA
- a CDS encoding acyl-CoA dehydratase activase: MILSIDIGSTTTKMVIMDDKHNIQDYVIKNVGVVIEEEDILNIVKEFEKNYNIDKMVATGYGRHKLSFVDKVVPEVIALGKGAHYFFEGARGVIDIGGQDSKVLKINDKGDVLDFILSDKCAAGTGKFLEKCIDILKIDDDLNNYKSDNIAKISSMCAVFAESEIISLLSKKTPKEDILMGVYESISNRIVPMVNKLKLNNIVFSGGVAKNSVLIESLEKRLNKKLLVPKEPQIVCCVGASLMV; this comes from the coding sequence ATGATTTTGAGCATAGATATTGGTTCTACTACAACAAAAATGGTTATAATGGATGATAAACATAATATACAGGATTATGTAATAAAAAATGTAGGTGTGGTTATTGAAGAGGAAGATATATTAAATATAGTTAAAGAATTCGAGAAAAACTACAATATAGACAAAATGGTAGCAACAGGTTATGGCAGACATAAATTATCCTTTGTAGATAAAGTAGTTCCAGAAGTCATAGCACTTGGAAAAGGAGCTCACTATTTTTTTGAAGGAGCTCGTGGAGTGATAGATATTGGCGGTCAAGACAGCAAGGTATTGAAAATAAATGATAAAGGAGATGTTTTAGATTTTATACTATCCGACAAATGTGCAGCAGGCACTGGAAAATTCTTAGAAAAATGCATAGATATTTTAAAAATAGACGATGATTTAAATAACTATAAATCGGATAATATAGCAAAAATATCTTCAATGTGTGCAGTATTTGCAGAAAGTGAAATAATATCCCTTTTATCTAAAAAAACTCCAAAGGAAGATATATTAATGGGCGTTTATGAGAGTATTTCAAATAGGATTGTCCCAATGGTTAATAAATTAAAGCTAAATAATATCGTATTTAGTGGCGGTGTTGCAAAAAATAGCGTATTGATTGAATCCTTAGAAAAAAGATTAAATAAAAAATTATTAGTCCCAAAAGAGCCTCAAATAGTTTGTTGCGTTGGTGCCAGTTTAATGGTTTAA
- the recJ gene encoding single-stranded-DNA-specific exonuclease RecJ, translating into MEYMPNLKRAVKTLRKNRKNNILIYTHIDTDGITTRVILEELLNRLNIEAEFRFLKGIGTNSIEDIPFKDYDLIIFGDLGSGQLDLIKGKMEEYNLLDKTDKNIIILDHHIPANINIPKNIINVNPWNNNIDGGKEICGAGVSYLFAKMCNPRNIDLAKYAVLGAVGDIQNLEGKLIGLNRSILNDAVKSGEVVAFPDLQFYGKHTKPIFASIKYFTDVRTDLMNNDSRIINFINQINKKHDLDIIPKENLCELSFDEKRILGSEFLSKCNRYVPPNWARFLPKVIFGESYEFKKEEIKTPFRNLEEFSTCINACSRYEDYETPLKVLKGDRDKYYDKMKSRLNAHKRNLSKSLQYIKDNVEIIQRDKFQYFEVKNGAIEGNIIGIVAGMSYSIEDVDWKKPIFALGELDNGYKVSARCPKLLSFAEDINLADAISYASKKVGGSGGGHKFACGAYIPEKRDFIKYLENKL; encoded by the coding sequence ATGGAATATATGCCCAATTTAAAGAGAGCTGTTAAAACCCTTCGAAAAAACAGAAAAAATAATATATTAATATATACACATATAGATACGGATGGCATCACTACGAGGGTAATTTTGGAGGAGCTCCTAAATAGATTAAACATAGAGGCAGAATTTAGATTTTTAAAAGGTATTGGCACTAATTCCATCGAGGATATTCCATTTAAGGACTACGATTTAATAATTTTTGGAGATTTAGGAAGCGGGCAACTTGACCTTATAAAAGGAAAAATGGAAGAATATAACTTATTGGATAAAACGGATAAAAATATAATTATATTAGACCACCACATACCTGCAAATATAAATATTCCTAAAAATATAATAAATGTAAATCCTTGGAATAACAATATCGACGGAGGAAAAGAAATCTGTGGTGCTGGAGTATCCTATTTATTTGCTAAAATGTGCAATCCAAGAAATATAGACTTGGCTAAATATGCCGTTCTCGGTGCAGTTGGAGACATTCAAAATTTGGAGGGAAAACTTATAGGATTAAATAGGAGTATATTAAATGATGCGGTAAAATCGGGGGAGGTTGTAGCATTTCCAGACCTTCAATTTTACGGAAAACATACAAAACCTATTTTTGCATCTATTAAGTATTTTACAGATGTAAGAACCGATTTAATGAACAACGATTCAAGAATTATAAATTTTATAAATCAAATAAATAAAAAACATGATTTAGATATAATACCAAAGGAAAATTTATGTGAGTTGTCTTTTGATGAAAAGAGAATTCTTGGAAGCGAATTTTTAAGTAAATGCAATAGATATGTCCCACCAAATTGGGCAAGATTTCTTCCAAAGGTAATATTTGGGGAAAGTTATGAATTTAAAAAAGAAGAAATAAAAACACCATTTAGAAATTTAGAGGAATTTTCAACCTGCATAAATGCCTGTTCTCGATATGAAGACTACGAAACCCCACTCAAAGTTTTAAAAGGAGATAGAGATAAATATTACGATAAGATGAAATCCCGATTAAATGCCCATAAAAGAAACCTTTCAAAATCTCTCCAATATATTAAAGATAATGTTGAAATAATACAAAGAGATAAATTTCAATATTTTGAAGTTAAAAACGGTGCAATAGAAGGTAATATAATAGGTATTGTGGCAGGTATGAGTTATTCAATAGAGGATGTAGATTGGAAAAAACCCATATTTGCATTAGGAGAACTGGATAATGGCTATAAAGTATCTGCCAGATGTCCAAAGCTTTTATCCTTTGCTGAGGATATAAACCTTGCCGATGCCATAAGCTATGCATCTAAAAAAGTTGGAGGAAGTGGTGGAGGACATAAATTTGCCTGCGGTGCATATATCCCAGAAAAAAGGGATTTTATAAAATATCTTGAAAATAAATTATAA
- a CDS encoding phosphoadenosine phosphosulfate reductase domain-containing protein produces MDDFMDNINNYNKFKNTFKEDTKFASKYEIDIINKLTGLNFAYDDLILLEKLAGDDYRKKVYLDKTQIGILEFDLIELNWKFTPYPYYYQLVNEKKIILKPTKRRLKGKYLKEEYIKNIEEYNDIIKSVDYFVGIEMEEFLGVGIKRDNRIKLKDLKRKKEEINIKKINDYLDENKKRIDYLVNTSKNILKKYINKYKNKGYVINVSFSGGKDSAVSTLLAKEIIEDIDVLFIDTGLEYPETIRYVKDFAKKYDLNLHTINGDYFLDELDKEGIPTKDNRWCNSVCKLMPLKNFFIEHYPNKKILTIDGSRKFESFARANLDYVRKSGFIEFQTNVFPILDWNAIDVWSYIYLNDVLYNPMYDKGFERIGCYMCPSALNSEFLRVKELYPNLWKKWVNYLKKYYSEDEILRGFWRWDELPPKMREIKRNLKYNTIL; encoded by the coding sequence ATGGATGATTTTATGGATAATATAAATAATTATAATAAATTTAAAAATACATTCAAAGAGGATACCAAATTTGCATCAAAATACGAAATCGATATAATTAATAAATTAACGGGATTAAATTTTGCCTATGATGATTTAATACTACTTGAAAAACTTGCGGGAGACGATTATAGAAAAAAGGTTTATTTGGACAAAACACAAATTGGAATTCTTGAATTTGACTTAATTGAATTAAATTGGAAATTCACTCCATATCCTTATTATTATCAGTTAGTGAATGAAAAGAAAATAATTCTAAAACCTACAAAAAGGAGATTGAAGGGTAAATACTTAAAAGAGGAATATATTAAAAATATTGAAGAATATAACGACATAATAAAAAGTGTGGATTACTTTGTTGGTATAGAAATGGAGGAATTTTTAGGAGTTGGAATAAAAAGAGATAATCGGATAAAATTAAAAGATTTAAAAAGGAAAAAAGAAGAAATTAATATTAAAAAAATAAACGATTATTTAGATGAAAATAAAAAAAGAATAGATTATTTAGTAAATACATCAAAAAACATTCTTAAAAAATACATCAACAAATACAAAAATAAAGGATATGTAATAAATGTGTCATTTAGTGGAGGAAAGGACAGTGCAGTTTCTACGCTTTTGGCAAAAGAAATAATAGAAGATATAGATGTTTTATTTATCGATACAGGTTTGGAATATCCTGAAACCATAAGATATGTTAAAGATTTTGCAAAAAAATACGACTTGAATTTACACACAATAAACGGCGATTACTTCTTGGATGAACTGGATAAAGAAGGCATTCCTACAAAAGATAATAGATGGTGCAACAGTGTTTGTAAGTTGATGCCATTGAAAAATTTCTTTATAGAACATTATCCAAATAAAAAAATACTAACAATCGATGGTTCGAGAAAATTCGAAAGCTTTGCACGGGCAAACTTGGATTATGTTAGAAAAAGTGGATTTATAGAGTTTCAAACAAATGTATTTCCAATACTTGATTGGAATGCCATCGATGTGTGGAGTTATATTTATTTAAATGATGTTCTTTACAATCCGATGTATGATAAAGGATTTGAAAGGATAGGATGCTATATGTGCCCTTCTGCACTTAACAGCGAATTTTTAAGAGTGAAGGAGCTCTACCCCAACCTATGGAAAAAATGGGTTAATTATTTAAAAAAATATTATTCAGAGGATGAGATATTGAGAGGATTTTGGAGATGGGATGAGCTCCCCCCAAAGATGAGGGAAATTAAGAGAAATTTAAAATATAATACCATATTATAA
- the cobM gene encoding precorrin-4 C(11)-methyltransferase, whose amino-acid sequence MDKKITIVGAGPGDPELITLKGKKAIENADILIYAGSLVNREVLNYNKKNAKIYNSATMDLGEIIKVIVDGVENGLNVVRVHTGDPSIYGAIKEQIDELKKYNIDVDIIPGVTSLFAATSSLKTELTLPEVSQTIIITRPEGRTPKPKKEKIKDLAKHQATMAIYLGAGMIDKVVNDLIEGGYNDNTAVAVVYHASWKDEKIIRGTLKDISNKVKDEGIKKTALIIVGDVLNPKYYEYSKLYDKNFETEYRKIKTND is encoded by the coding sequence GTGGATAAAAAAATAACCATTGTTGGAGCAGGTCCCGGAGACCCTGAACTAATAACCTTAAAAGGAAAAAAAGCAATAGAAAATGCAGATATACTAATTTATGCCGGTTCTCTTGTTAATAGGGAAGTTTTAAACTACAACAAAAAAAATGCAAAGATATACAACAGTGCTACAATGGATTTGGGGGAAATTATAAAGGTAATTGTTGATGGTGTAGAAAATGGGCTAAATGTTGTAAGGGTGCATACAGGTGACCCATCTATATATGGGGCAATAAAAGAACAAATTGATGAACTAAAAAAATACAATATTGATGTTGATATTATTCCAGGGGTTACCTCCTTATTTGCAGCTACCAGTTCATTAAAAACAGAATTAACCCTTCCAGAAGTTTCTCAGACTATAATAATTACAAGACCTGAGGGAAGAACACCAAAACCCAAAAAAGAAAAAATAAAGGATTTAGCAAAACACCAAGCTACTATGGCAATATATTTGGGGGCGGGTATGATTGATAAAGTTGTAAATGATTTGATTGAAGGAGGTTATAACGATAACACCGCCGTAGCTGTGGTTTATCATGCATCTTGGAAAGACGAAAAAATCATCAGAGGCACTTTAAAAGATATATCTAATAAAGTTAAAGACGAGGGTATTAAAAAAACTGCACTGATTATTGTGGGGGATGTTTTAAACCCAAAATATTATGAATATTCTAAATTATACGACAAAAATTTTGAAACTGAGTATAGAAAGATTAAAACTAACGATTAA
- a CDS encoding DUF2304 domain-containing protein, with the protein MHLIQILAIIFAIFAISRVVLQVKSNSMSRDSALFWIFVWITVILAVVFPNTLGYLATLTGVGRGVDVLIYFAIIVLFYLIYRIYVKMENIEREITTVVREVAIIEREKKEKEGKNKIK; encoded by the coding sequence ATGCATTTAATTCAGATACTTGCTATTATATTTGCAATCTTTGCAATATCTCGGGTAGTATTACAGGTAAAATCAAATAGCATGAGCAGAGATTCTGCTCTATTTTGGATATTTGTTTGGATAACCGTTATTTTAGCAGTGGTTTTTCCGAATACTTTGGGATATTTGGCAACCTTAACTGGTGTTGGAAGGGGTGTAGATGTTCTTATATATTTTGCAATAATAGTATTATTTTATTTGATATATAGAATATATGTTAAGATGGAAAATATTGAAAGGGAAATAACAACAGTTGTAAGAGAAGTTGCAATAATAGAGCGGGAGAAAAAAGAAAAAGAAGGAAAAAATAAAATAAAATAA
- the pyrB gene encoding aspartate carbamoyltransferase produces the protein MKHLISIKDIGKKEILKILDESEKMEELLKSKKVIDILNGKILATLFYEPSTRTRLSFETAMKRLGGNVIGFTDIKNTSVMKGESLADTIRVISGYADIIAIRHPSEGSARLASEYATIPVINAGDGSNQHPTQTLLDLYTIKREIGKIDGIKIAFVGDLKYGRTVHSLCYALSLFDDVEIVFISPEELKIPREIIEDLNKKENIKYSEKSNIDLTGIDVVYMTRIQKERFPDLNEYQKVKGIYKLTRELIYNKNLIVMHPLPRVDEIDSNVDELPQAKYFKQSFYGVPVRMAILKMLLEK, from the coding sequence ATGAAGCATTTGATATCTATAAAAGATATAGGAAAAAAAGAAATTTTAAAGATATTGGATGAATCGGAAAAAATGGAAGAATTATTAAAATCCAAAAAAGTAATAGATATTTTGAATGGAAAAATACTTGCTACATTATTTTACGAACCATCCACACGAACAAGGTTATCCTTTGAAACTGCTATGAAGAGACTTGGGGGAAATGTGATAGGATTTACAGATATAAAAAATACCTCTGTTATGAAAGGAGAAAGTTTGGCGGATACAATACGGGTTATTAGTGGATATGCCGATATAATAGCCATAAGACACCCATCAGAAGGTTCTGCAAGATTAGCAAGTGAATATGCAACAATTCCTGTAATAAATGCAGGAGATGGTTCAAACCAACACCCCACGCAAACATTGCTTGATTTATATACCATAAAAAGAGAAATAGGAAAGATAGACGGAATAAAGATTGCATTTGTTGGGGATTTAAAATATGGAAGAACAGTTCATTCTTTATGCTATGCCCTGTCCTTATTTGATGATGTAGAAATAGTATTCATTTCACCAGAAGAACTTAAAATACCAAGAGAAATAATTGAAGATTTGAATAAAAAAGAAAATATTAAATATTCTGAAAAATCCAATATAGACTTAACAGGTATTGATGTTGTATATATGACAAGAATTCAAAAGGAAAGGTTTCCAGATTTAAATGAATATCAAAAGGTAAAGGGAATATACAAACTTACAAGAGAGCTCATATATAATAAAAATTTAATTGTTATGCATCCCCTCCCAAGAGTTGATGAAATAGATTCAAATGTGGATGAGCTCCCGCAGGCTAAATATTTTAAGCAATCTTTTTATGGTGTTCCTGTTAGAATGGCAATATTAAAGATGCTTTTGGAAAAATAA
- a CDS encoding 30S ribosomal protein S8e produces MGIWQGKSKRKPTGGKYRLVVKKHKKEMGREPAETHLTDEIKTKIVRVAGGNKKVKLLKTNYANVIDPKSNACKKVSISNVVGNDANKHYIRRNIITKGAIIETEIGKAKVTSRPGQDGVVNAVLITEEEVK; encoded by the coding sequence ATGGGAATTTGGCAAGGAAAAAGTAAAAGAAAACCTACTGGCGGTAAATACAGATTGGTTGTTAAAAAACATAAAAAAGAGATGGGAAGAGAACCAGCAGAAACTCACTTAACTGATGAAATAAAAACAAAAATAGTAAGAGTTGCTGGTGGAAATAAAAAAGTTAAATTGTTAAAAACAAACTATGCCAATGTAATAGACCCCAAAAGCAATGCCTGTAAAAAGGTTAGTATATCAAATGTAGTTGGAAATGATGCAAATAAACACTACATTAGAAGAAATATTATTACAAAAGGAGCCATTATTGAAACAGAAATTGGTAAGGCAAAAGTTACATCAAGACCTGGTCAAGATGGTGTAGTTAATGCTGTTTTAATTACAGAAGAAGAAGTAAAATAA
- a CDS encoding COG1361 S-layer family protein produces the protein MKKIFSILVLIFLATSISYGLTIDNPQYRVDKISPTEKSPNIIHPGDDVDLWFKITNNKYNKEVKDVRVSITPHYPFEIKQVNPIKGTATISHLNIGESDTTYFKLHVNEDAPSGYYRIDVNVEATEYSKNSGEYQVNFTKIYYLPVYGIANFEIYTNNDNINPAKTKNMSIILKNRGTGIAKYLTLNLKGSENVNIVGPTTFYLKSVKPNENIRIPTIKIYALTKANDGIYPITATMHWIGEDGNTYSSTIPINIKVVKKIYNNSVFVYLDEYEYNPEGSEIDIGVANRGSTPIKHCVLKMSGITDLNNNYIKYIGDLDEDDYDTVTYTVCGKLNETVPVKVDLTYFDDYHNEYHISKTFNITFKENTEAKSYTNYYYLIIGLVIIIIVYYIYKKRRKKEIYEYEEEE, from the coding sequence ATGAAAAAAATATTTTCTATTTTGGTTTTAATATTTTTAGCAACATCTATAAGTTATGGATTAACTATTGATAATCCCCAGTATCGTGTGGATAAAATATCACCAACTGAAAAATCCCCAAATATAATCCATCCGGGAGACGATGTAGATTTGTGGTTTAAAATAACCAATAACAAATACAACAAAGAGGTAAAAGATGTAAGGGTATCAATTACACCACATTATCCATTTGAAATAAAACAGGTAAATCCTATAAAAGGAACAGCCACTATATCTCATTTAAATATTGGTGAAAGTGATACAACATATTTTAAGCTTCATGTAAATGAGGACGCACCATCGGGATATTACAGAATAGATGTAAATGTTGAAGCAACAGAATACAGCAAAAATAGTGGAGAATATCAGGTAAATTTCACAAAAATATACTATCTACCAGTTTATGGTATTGCAAATTTTGAGATTTATACAAACAATGATAATATAAACCCTGCTAAGACAAAAAATATGTCTATAATACTTAAAAATAGAGGTACAGGAATTGCCAAATACCTAACGCTCAATTTAAAAGGGTCTGAAAATGTCAATATCGTAGGTCCTACAACATTCTATTTAAAATCTGTAAAACCCAATGAAAATATAAGGATTCCAACAATAAAGATTTATGCACTTACCAAAGCAAATGATGGTATTTATCCAATAACAGCAACAATGCACTGGATTGGAGAAGATGGAAATACATACAGTTCAACAATCCCAATAAACATTAAGGTCGTAAAAAAGATATATAATAACAGTGTTTTTGTATATTTAGATGAATATGAATATAATCCAGAAGGTTCTGAGATAGACATTGGAGTAGCAAATAGAGGTTCTACTCCCATAAAACACTGCGTTTTAAAAATGAGTGGAATAACCGACTTAAATAATAATTATATTAAATATATTGGGGATTTAGATGAGGATGATTATGATACTGTAACCTATACAGTATGTGGGAAATTAAATGAAACAGTGCCTGTAAAAGTAGATTTAACATATTTTGACGACTATCACAATGAATATCATATTTCAAAAACATTTAATATAACATTTAAGGAAAATACAGAGGCTAAGTCATATACTAACTATTATTACTTGATAATAGGTTTAGTTATAATAATAATTGTATATTATATATATAAAAAGAGAAGAAAAAAGGAAATATACGAATATGAAGAGGAAGAATAA